The Aquitalea magnusonii region GGCAAAGCTATCAGGATGGTCAGCTGGACGACATCATGCAGGAAGCCCTGGCCAGCTCGCCAGACCTGGCCGCCGCACAGGCGCGCCTGGCCAAGGCGGCGGGCCAAGCCGAACAGGCAGGTGCCAGCGATCTGCCCACCCTGGATCTGAACACCTCGGTCACCAAGCTCAAGCAAAGCTACAACAACGGTTTTCCCGTTGCCTTCGTACCGCATGGCTATAACAATTCGGCCAAGGTGCAACTGGATTTCAGCTATGAATTCGACTTCTGGGGCAAGAACCGCGCCTCCATTGCCGCCGCCGGCTCGGAGCTTGCCGCCGCCCAGGCCGAAGCAGCCCAAAGCCGCCTGACCCTGACCAGCGCGATTGCCGCCGCCTATGCCGAGCTGGCCCGCCTGTTTGCCGAACAGGATGCCGCCGAACAAGCGCTGACAGTACGCCAGAACAGCACCGCCTTGCTGCAGCAGCGCTTTGACAATGGACTGGAAACGCTGGGCAGCCTGCGCCAGGCACAGTCCCGCGCCGCCGCCGCCAGTGCCGATCTGAGCGCGGCGCGCCAAGCCATTGCCCAGCAAAAGCTCAGCATTGCCGCCCTGATGGGGGCCGGCCCGGACCGCGCCCTGAGCATCCGCCGCCCGGCCGCCAGCCTGCTGCATCCGCAAGGCTTACCCACCACCTTGCAAGCGGATCTGCTGGGCCGCCGGCCCGATCTGGCCGCCGCCCGTCTGCGTGCCGAAGCCGCTGCCAGCCGTATCAAAGTAGCCCGCGCCGCCTTCTATCCCAATGTGAATCTGTCTGCCTACCTGGGTGTGCAGTCGCTGGGCCTGAGCTATCTGACCAAGAACGGTTCTGATATCGGCGGCGTCGGCCCGGCCATTTCGCTGCCGATTTTCCGGGGCGGCGCACTGCAGGGCAACTACCGCGTGGCACGCGCCGAATACGATGCCGCCGTGGCCAGCTACAACCAGACCCTCACCCAGGCGCTGCATGATGTGGCCGATGTCATGGCCCAGGAAAAGGAACTTACCCCGCAGCTGGAACAACGCCGCCTGGCGCTGAAAACCGCCGAGGAGTCCTACCAGGTGATGCAGAACCGCTACCAAGGCGGCCTGGCCAGTTATCTGGACGTACTGAACGCCGAGGATAACGTCATCACCAGCCGCCGTAGCGCAGCCAGCCTGGAAACCCGGCTGTTCCTGCTGGATGTCAACCTGATCAAGGCACTGGGCGGTGGCTATCAGCAAGCCTGAGCCAGCCCAATCGAACAAGCATATTGAGAGAATCATCATGAGCGAAAATATCCAAGCCCTCCCCGCCGCCGACGCACCGCACAGCGACACCCTGCGCCTGGCCAAGCGCAAGAAACTGTTTACCCTGCTGGGCGGTGTCGTCGCCCTGAGCGCATTGGCTGCCGGCGGTTACTGGGTGCTGGTGGCGTCACACCACGTCAGCACCGACAACGCCTATGTCGCGGTTGAAGTAGCCCAGGTCACCCCCGAAGTCAGCGGCACCGTACGTGAGGTGCTGGCCGTGGATACCCAGACAGTCAAGCGCGGCGACATCCTGG contains the following coding sequences:
- a CDS encoding efflux transporter outer membrane subunit, translated to MDTTSSMRPTRPWLQLALLSSLILAGCASIPDLGTEPSSKNMQQLQSQQTLPAGQAQWMSSNWWQSYQDGQLDDIMQEALASSPDLAAAQARLAKAAGQAEQAGASDLPTLDLNTSVTKLKQSYNNGFPVAFVPHGYNNSAKVQLDFSYEFDFWGKNRASIAAAGSELAAAQAEAAQSRLTLTSAIAAAYAELARLFAEQDAAEQALTVRQNSTALLQQRFDNGLETLGSLRQAQSRAAAASADLSAARQAIAQQKLSIAALMGAGPDRALSIRRPAASLLHPQGLPTTLQADLLGRRPDLAAARLRAEAAASRIKVARAAFYPNVNLSAYLGVQSLGLSYLTKNGSDIGGVGPAISLPIFRGGALQGNYRVARAEYDAAVASYNQTLTQALHDVADVMAQEKELTPQLEQRRLALKTAEESYQVMQNRYQGGLASYLDVLNAEDNVITSRRSAASLETRLFLLDVNLIKALGGGYQQA